A genomic stretch from Verrucomicrobiia bacterium includes:
- the dnaB gene encoding replicative DNA helicase, producing MPSGCLRAHPPPTRFLPPLPRLIHTPLDNLPYPGIGEPAQPWLPPCPVLDSVDPARNPEPPPDLRAPRRTRPGSEPPRVERLPPYAPDAERGILGCIFLAPNEALGECLRSFRPGAEAFYDLRHQTIYALMVKMYDDREPIDLITVQQRLRDVGQLDAVGGLTYLNQLADAVPSAANLAYYLEIVLEKHLLRRMLQTCTAVINRVYECEGDVPALLDEVERDILRINEERERPETRAIKDLVNTAINTIEELHARQGMLSGVGTGFSDLDKMTSGLHPGEMIVIAARPSMGKTSLAMNMAEHVAIDLKLPVGVFSLEMTAESLVLRMMCSRAEVNLRDVREGFLAERDFPRLTQAAGEIAGAPLVIDDTSGLSILQLRARARRMWQQHQIKLLVVDYLQLLNSETRRGKDNRQQEISEISSGIKALAKELEIPIIVLAQLNREIEKDKARKPKLSDLRESGAIEQDADLVGLLYKPSGNDEEESVPRDEPGGVPISLLVAKQRNGPTGDVPLVFLKRFTRFKPAAKVGPDDVPS from the coding sequence ATGCCCTCAGGCTGCCTCCGGGCCCACCCCCCGCCCACCCGATTCTTGCCGCCCCTTCCGCGACTTATTCACACCCCTCTCGATAACCTCCCGTATCCCGGCATTGGCGAACCCGCCCAACCGTGGTTGCCTCCTTGTCCCGTGCTCGACTCCGTGGATCCCGCCCGCAACCCCGAACCTCCGCCCGACCTCCGCGCCCCCCGCCGCACCCGGCCGGGCTCCGAACCCCCACGGGTGGAACGTCTGCCGCCCTACGCCCCCGACGCCGAACGCGGCATCCTCGGCTGCATCTTCCTCGCCCCCAACGAGGCCCTCGGTGAATGCCTCCGCTCGTTCCGGCCCGGTGCCGAGGCCTTCTACGACCTCCGTCACCAGACCATCTACGCCCTCATGGTGAAGATGTACGACGACCGGGAACCCATCGACCTCATCACCGTCCAGCAGCGCCTCCGCGATGTCGGCCAGCTCGATGCCGTCGGCGGTCTCACCTACCTCAACCAGCTCGCCGACGCCGTCCCTTCCGCCGCCAACCTCGCCTACTACCTCGAAATCGTCCTCGAGAAGCATCTCCTGCGCCGCATGCTCCAGACCTGCACCGCGGTCATCAACCGGGTGTACGAATGCGAAGGCGATGTCCCCGCCCTCCTCGACGAGGTCGAACGCGACATCCTCCGCATCAACGAGGAACGCGAACGCCCCGAAACCCGCGCCATCAAGGACCTCGTCAACACCGCCATCAACACCATCGAGGAACTCCACGCCCGCCAGGGCATGCTCAGCGGCGTCGGAACCGGATTCTCCGACCTGGACAAGATGACGTCCGGCCTGCACCCCGGCGAAATGATCGTCATCGCCGCCCGCCCCAGCATGGGCAAGACCTCCCTCGCCATGAACATGGCCGAGCACGTGGCCATCGACCTCAAACTCCCCGTCGGCGTCTTCAGCCTGGAAATGACCGCCGAATCCCTCGTCCTCCGCATGATGTGCTCCCGTGCCGAGGTCAACCTCCGCGATGTCCGCGAAGGATTCCTCGCCGAACGCGACTTCCCCCGCCTCACCCAGGCCGCCGGGGAGATCGCCGGCGCCCCCCTCGTCATCGACGACACCTCGGGCCTCTCCATCCTCCAGCTCCGCGCCCGCGCCCGCCGCATGTGGCAGCAGCACCAGATCAAACTCCTCGTCGTCGATTACCTCCAGCTCCTCAATTCCGAAACCCGCCGCGGCAAGGACAACCGCCAGCAGGAAATCTCCGAGATCTCCTCCGGCATCAAGGCCCTCGCCAAGGAACTCGAGATTCCCATCATCGTCCTCGCCCAGCTCAACCGCGAAATCGAGAAGGACAAGGCCCGCAAACCCAAGCTCTCCGACCTCCGCGAATCCGGCGCCATCGAGCAGGACGCCGACCTCGTCGGCCTCCTCTACAAACCCAGCGGCAATGACGAGGAGGAAAGTGTCCCCCGGGACGAACCCGGCGGCGTTCCCATCTCCCTCCTCGTCGCCAAACAGCGCAATGGCCCCACCGGGGACGTTCCGCTCGTGTTCCTTAAAAGGTTTACTCGCTTCAAACCCGCTGCCAAGGTCGGCCCAGACGATGTTCCCTCGTAG
- a CDS encoding methylated-DNA--[protein]-cysteine S-methyltransferase: MSAYERIAGVVRYLEANRAAQPDLATLAREAGLSPSRFHRLFVAWAGVTPKEFLECLTVAEVKRRLRAGEDVLRAALESGMSGPGRAHDLCVRLEAASPGEWKSGGAGWTVVAGMAESPFGRCLIAEGPRGVCHLTFPGREEEAGEWARLEATWPAANVLQDDGVASGWVERIFRREGDGRAGTAGVRAYVRGSEFQVRVWRALLEIPAGALVTYGQLAARVGCAGAARAVGSAVGRNPLGYLIPCHRVIRGTGVVGEYRWGRERKVAMLMRETGGRLGGVAG, translated from the coding sequence ATGAGTGCATACGAACGGATCGCCGGGGTGGTGCGGTACCTCGAGGCGAACCGGGCTGCCCAGCCCGACCTCGCCACCCTGGCGCGGGAGGCGGGGTTGAGTCCCTCGCGGTTCCACCGGCTGTTCGTGGCCTGGGCGGGGGTGACGCCGAAGGAGTTCCTGGAGTGCCTGACGGTGGCCGAGGTGAAGCGAAGGTTGCGGGCGGGAGAGGACGTCCTGCGGGCCGCGCTGGAATCGGGGATGTCGGGACCGGGCCGGGCGCACGACTTGTGCGTGCGGTTGGAGGCGGCGTCACCGGGGGAATGGAAATCGGGAGGGGCGGGTTGGACGGTGGTGGCGGGGATGGCGGAGAGTCCGTTCGGGCGGTGCCTGATCGCAGAGGGACCGCGAGGGGTATGCCATCTGACCTTCCCTGGACGGGAGGAGGAGGCTGGGGAATGGGCGCGGTTGGAGGCCACCTGGCCGGCGGCGAACGTGCTCCAGGACGACGGGGTGGCGTCGGGCTGGGTGGAGCGGATCTTCCGGCGGGAGGGGGATGGCCGTGCGGGGACGGCAGGCGTGCGGGCGTACGTCCGGGGCTCCGAGTTTCAGGTGCGGGTCTGGCGGGCGCTGCTGGAGATCCCGGCGGGGGCGCTGGTGACCTACGGGCAACTGGCAGCGCGGGTGGGCTGCGCGGGCGCGGCGCGGGCGGTGGGGAGTGCGGTGGGACGCAATCCGCTGGGCTATCTGATCCCGTGCCACCGGGTGATCCGCGGAACCGGGGTGGTGGGGGAATACCGGTGGGGCCGGGAACGCAAGGTGGCGATGCTGATGCGGGAGACGGGCGGCAGGCTTGGCGGAGTGGCGGGCTGA
- the amrA gene encoding AmmeMemoRadiSam system protein A: MILPPRPPNSRDREAGRILTHVARTAVAAALTGCPTQPPRPDPSAMAPSLLNPQPVFVTIRTRDGNLRGCIGTLRARCPDVVEETWRLAREAAFSDSRFSPVTLAEMPDLRFEVSVLQPLEPVSDLAILDPHRFGIVVSTEDGRRGALLPDVEGIDTVDRQLAIARRKGGIGAMEPARIQRFTVQKFSE, translated from the coding sequence ATGATCTTACCTCCGCGACCGCCCAACAGCCGCGACCGGGAGGCGGGGCGTATTCTCACCCACGTCGCCCGCACCGCCGTCGCCGCGGCCCTCACCGGATGCCCCACCCAGCCGCCCCGTCCCGACCCCTCGGCGATGGCGCCTTCGCTCCTCAATCCCCAGCCCGTCTTCGTGACCATTCGCACCCGCGATGGGAACCTTCGCGGTTGCATTGGCACCCTTCGCGCCCGGTGCCCGGATGTCGTCGAGGAAACCTGGCGCCTGGCCCGGGAGGCCGCCTTCTCGGACTCGCGCTTCAGCCCGGTCACCCTCGCCGAAATGCCCGATCTCCGGTTCGAAGTCAGCGTCCTTCAACCCCTCGAACCCGTGTCCGACCTCGCCATCCTCGATCCCCATCGCTTCGGCATCGTGGTGTCCACCGAGGACGGACGCCGCGGCGCCCTGCTGCCGGACGTCGAGGGCATCGACACGGTGGACCGCCAGCTCGCCATCGCCCGTCGCAAAGGGGGCATCGGCGCCATGGAACCCGCCCGTATCCAGCGGTTCACCGTCCAGAAATTCTCCGAATAG